Genomic segment of Desulfuromonas sp.:
GCTCTGAGGCCGATCTGGCTCGCCATCCGGGCCACGCCGCTTCAGCCGCGGCAATCGCCCTTTTGGTCTCGGCCGCGCCCATCTTCGGAATTGTCCCGATCGTAGCTCCGGTTGCCGGGTTGGTCACGTCAATCGTTTCTCCACTGTCGGCATCAATCCATTCCCCACCGACAAAACACTGCATTTTCAGAAGGGATTTATCCTTCAGTTTTCCTTCAAGCATTGAACCTCCTTCCAGTCTCTCATGTCTGACCGCCAATACATAATTGAGTCAGGCATAAAAAAACGGCGATAATCTTATCGCCGTCAAGTATATCGAGTTTTTTACGAGAAAACCAGAATCAGAGTTTAAAACGTTCAAGATCTTTGCTGTCGAGAACTTTTTTATCAACAAGAATCTTGATCAGTTCCCTGAGCTTGTCATCGGTGGACATGCTTGCGGATTTAACCGGAGCACTTTTATCGTTTGCGGCAGATTTGACCGGCGCCGGTTTATCTTTAGCTCCCGGAACGTCGATACCGTAATAACGCTTGATTGCACGAATGACCGAATCTTCGGAGGCAACAGCCGGACGGACCTGATAACCGCTGACGAATTTCAATTCGTCGATGGCAACCAGATTGGTCGGATCGCTCATCGCTACATAAAGTTGCTTGACGCCATTAACTTCCTTGAGCCCGAACGGCACGACACTGTACTCCAGGGCCTTGTTAACCGGTACAAGCTTGATAATATCTTCGGCAATTGATGCGGCATCGAGATCGACCCGTGACAGATCCATCTGTTCAGCGAGAAAATTCAGCAGTGTATCTTCATCAAGATAGCCGAGACGGATCAGAGAGGCACCGAGACGACCGCCGAGCTGCCGTTGAAATGAAAGCGCCGAATTCAGCTGAAATTCATGAATAACACCGGCTTCCAGTAACATATCGCCAAGCCGAACTTTCTTCATAATAACAGCTACTCCTGAATAACGGACATCAGGACACGACGATTCCTGGCACGGCCTTCCTGGGTGGTGTTATCAGCAATCGGCTTCGACTCGCCAAAGCCCTTGGCGATGATACGATCTGCCGGCACGCCATAATCGCGGACCAGAATCCAGCGAACGGTATCAGCACGTTTCTGTGATAATCGCAGATTTGCACCGGAAGCACCGGTACTGTCGGTGTGACCTTCAACCATGACCCTGACGCCCGGATGAGCAGCAATAAAGGCGGCGGCTTTCTTCATATCGGCATCGTGCCGGGGATCAATCACCGAACGATTCGGGGCAAAACGGATCCGCAGGTCAAGACTCTCCTGTTCGGCGAGTGCGGCCAGATCGTCGCCTTCGGGGTGCTCCGAACTGAAAGCGGCGGCCTTGGAAGAATCATCCTCGTAGCGCATCTTGATGTTGACCTCATCCGGGCCGCAGCCATCCGGGCCGGCAGCCGTTCCGGCCGGCGTATTCGGACAATCATCATCGATATCAAAGATCGTATCTCCATCGCTGTCGAGCGGGCAGCCGTAACTATTGACAGGGATCTCGAGCGGCGTATTCGGGCACTTGTCGTCAATGTCGGCAATGCCGTCGCCATCAGTATCTTCAATAACCGTCTCCACGGCAACTATCGGACAACCATTGGCATCGACCTCAAGTCCGGCATCCGTGGCTGCACAGAGATCTTCGGCGTCAACCACACCGTCGCCATCGCTATCGACCGGACAACCGTTCTGATCGACCGGATAGCCCGGCGGCGTATCGAGACAGCGATCACGATTGTCGACAATCCCGTCTTCATCGCCATCGATCAGCATCGGCGATGAAATATCGGCGCCGCCGATTTGATAGGCAATCCCACCGGAGACCAGCAGATTGTTCCAGTAATCGTCATAAAAATGACCTGCAGAAGAATCAAAACGCATCAGGTGTCTCAAATCAAGACGTAACGCCAGGTCTTTGGTTGTAAAAATTTTCAGACCGAAGCCGTAATTGAAAGTGTAATCCTCACTATCGTGCCCGCTGGGGTCAGTATCAATACTGACTCCACCTAAACCGACAGCAAAATAAGGAATGATCTTTTCTTTCGGCTGAAAATGATACAGGGCGTCGAGCCGGCCAGCGATGACATCCGCCTCGACCGCAGTGCCGGAGGTATCTTTCATTTCATACATAGAGCCGGTCAATTCGGCGGCCCAGTGATCGGTGAAATTGTAACTGATCCCCAATCCATACTCGGGTGAGTTTTTCACATTTTCATTACCACTGAAAATATGACCGGCAATAAATGGCGTTAGCGTTAGCGCCCCCTCACGTATAGCGGCCACGGCATTGCCGGCCGAAAAGAACGTGACAAATACAATCGAGAACAATAAAATTCTGGTCACTCGCGACAACACAACACACCTCCATGCTTCAGAATTGATAGTATTCACATAAAACCACATAATTAAACTTTAATTCTGCATAATTTGCAACAATTTAATATTTGCAGGTCGCTATAACCTATTGAAGTAACGACAGGATTTCTCCTGTCTTAGCCTTCATCAGTTCAATATCCCCCCGCGACTCAACATTCAACCTGACCAGCGGCTCGGTATTCGATTTCCGCAGGTTAAATCGCCACTCCGGATACTCGAAGCTGTAGCCGTCGGTCGTATCAACATGCAATGCCGACCCGGCATATTGATTATAGATCAGATCCATGGCCTGATCGGCATCGGACAGTTTGCGGTTGATTTCGCCACTGGCCGGATATTTTTCGATACACTCATCCACCAGCTCCGACAACGTCTTGCCGGTCTCCGACATCAACTGCAAGACGAGCAGCCACGGAATCATGCCGCTGTCACAATAGGAAAACTCCCGGAAGTAGTGATGAGCGCTCATCTCACCACCGTAAACGGCATCTTCCCGGCGCATCATCTCCTTGATAAAGGCGTGTCCCGACTTGCACTGTACCGCAACTCCTCCGGCTGCCTTGACAATATCGATGGTATTCCAGGTCAGTCGCGGGTCATGCACAATCTTGCCACCCGGATTTTTCTTGAGCAACACCTCGGCCAGCATTCCGACCACGTAATAACCTTCTATAAAGCGGGCCTTCTCATCGAAGAAGAAACAGCGATCAAAGTCGCCGTCCCAGGCAATCCCGACATCGGCCTTTTCGCCGAGAACGGCTTCGGCTGTCGCCTGGCGGTTCTCCTCCAACAAAGGGTTTGGAATCCCATTCGGAAAGGTCCCATCCGGCTCATGAAACTGCCGGACAAACTCAAATGGCAGATGTGGCTCCAGAAGATCGATGATCGGACCGGCGCAACCGTTCCCGGCATTAACCACAACCTTGAGCGGCTTAAGTGCCGTGGCACTGACATAACCGAGAAGATGCCGGATATATTCCGCTTTAACATCAAGCGTTTTAACTTCACCGGGCTTTGCGGCATCATCAATTTCGTTCTTTTCCGCGAGTGAGCGGATCTCCTCAAGGCCGGTATCAGCACTGATCGGAATCGACTTCTCGCGAACGAACTTCATGCCGTTATAATCGGCCGGATTGTGACTCGCCGTCACCATGATGCCGCCATCCATCTCCTTGAAGAAGGTCGCAAAATAGACCTCTTCGGTACCGCACAGGCCAATATCGTAGACATTGACACCACCGGCAACCAGCCCCTTGATCAAGGCATCGGTCAGACTGCGGCTCGACAGGCGCATGTCATGGCCGACGACAACCTTTTCCGGCTTGATAAATTCGGCATAGGCACGTCCGATCCGCCGGGCAACTTCTTCATTCAGTTCATCCGGCATCCGACCGCGGACATCATAC
This window contains:
- a CDS encoding phosphomannomutase; protein product: MQISCFKAYDVRGRMPDELNEEVARRIGRAYAEFIKPEKVVVGHDMRLSSRSLTDALIKGLVAGGVNVYDIGLCGTEEVYFATFFKEMDGGIMVTASHNPADYNGMKFVREKSIPISADTGLEEIRSLAEKNEIDDAAKPGEVKTLDVKAEYIRHLLGYVSATALKPLKVVVNAGNGCAGPIIDLLEPHLPFEFVRQFHEPDGTFPNGIPNPLLEENRQATAEAVLGEKADVGIAWDGDFDRCFFFDEKARFIEGYYVVGMLAEVLLKKNPGGKIVHDPRLTWNTIDIVKAAGGVAVQCKSGHAFIKEMMRREDAVYGGEMSAHHYFREFSYCDSGMIPWLLVLQLMSETGKTLSELVDECIEKYPASGEINRKLSDADQAMDLIYNQYAGSALHVDTTDGYSFEYPEWRFNLRKSNTEPLVRLNVESRGDIELMKAKTGEILSLLQ